Proteins from a single region of Hydra vulgaris chromosome 12, alternate assembly HydraT2T_AEP:
- the LOC136088316 gene encoding uncharacterized protein LOC136088316, whose product MSKSEELVSIAMMRELLNIQKETILSFFHEALSNINERFDNFQSSFKEVRRELDEMKSGLNFVGDVFNDKARAVEEKINKVHDDLSNVRKMQGKISSDNIELKLKSVDIEDRNRRNNLRIDGVVENNEEKNWEITKKKVKQLFKDNLGIEKEIIIDRAHRVGVANDKRERTIVLKLRDYEDKKTILERARKLKGTNIFLNEDFSFTTRKIRKELFDQAKIHRQNGYFAKVVYNKLIVHEFRENTRNTDVIPTCVNE is encoded by the coding sequence aTGTCTAAATCAGAAGAGTTAGTTTCGATTGCTATGATGAGAGAGCTactaaatattcaaaaagaaacaattttgtctttttttcatGAAGCATTATCGAACATAAATGAGAGGTTTGATAACTTTCAATCTAGTTTTAAAGAAGTTCGGCGAGAACTCGACGAAATGAAATCTGGATTAAATTTTGTTGGCGATGTATTTAACGATAAAGCTAGAGCAGTTgaggaaaaaattaataaagttcacGACGATTTATCAAATGTACGAAAAATGCAGGGTAAAATATCTTCTGACAATAttgagttaaaattaaaaagcgtTGATATTGAAGACCGTAACAGAAGAAACAATTTAAGAATTGACGGGGTCGTtgaaaataatgaagaaaaGAATTGggaaatcacaaaaaaaaaggtaaagcaactatttaaagataatcttggtattgaaaaagaaattataattgATCGGGCTCATCGAGTGGGAGTAGCTAATGATAAACGAGAGCGAACAATTGTCTTGAAGCTCCGGGATTACGAggacaaaaaaacaattttggaaagagcaagaaaattaaaaggaaCTAATATCTTTCTAAACGAAGATTTTAGTTTTACCACGCGAAAAATTCGAAAGGAACTTTTTGATCAGGCGAAGATACATCGTCAAAATGGCTATTTTGCAAAAGTTGTTTACAACAAACTGATTGTTCACGAATTTCGAGAAAACACCCGCAACACAGATGTTATTCCGACATGCGTAAACGAGTAA